Within the Aspergillus luchuensis IFO 4308 DNA, chromosome 5, nearly complete sequence genome, the region CatttcctgcttcttcaaaCCATTTTCGTGGCTGGTCAAGGATATGATGGAAACCTCTTTTGCGGAGACGATCAACCCACGCCTGGCCACATAGCTCCAGAAGATAATGCATCAGAAATGATATAACGCCGTCGCCTACGGCTATTCCTAGTACTATCAGTGACCATGTTGAGGCTTTGGCTTGCTTGTTGTAAAACGTCTCAAGGAGCTTCGACAGGCAATAAGAAAACAGCGGAGTAGCCATCGAATGGCCCAAGGTGCTGAAACATCCAAGTAAAAGAAGCAGCTTTTGACCTCGAGTCAAGTTAGGGAGTATGGTCAGCATGATCCGCCCCAATGACATGCTTTCTTGCGGGGCGAGGCGTGCTGCATTCTTAAAAGGCCGCTTACTTCGATGCTTCGATCTCGCTCTATTGATCTCATTGACGACATCATTCGCAGGAAGTATACTCTGTCTGAACCGATTGGACTGGAAATTTGTATCATCGAcatggatggtgttgagctCAAACATCTGCATCCCAATAGACTCACGGCGTGGTCTGAACTTTTGGGTGTCTGCAGATTGACGAATGCTCTGTATGCTCCTTTTGTAGCCGTGAATAGCATAAGAATGCTGTGCAAGCTCGCTGTGTCGAGAAAACGAATCAGGGCTTGGACCGCGTGTACTCTCAATTGAGGAGTTTGAAGAAACACTGGACCATCGATCAGAAGAACGGTGGGCAACACCATGCTCACTTTCCTCACGATGAAGTTTGTCCGAGGTAGCAAAACACGTATTGCTCTCCTCCAGTTCATGTCTGTAGCCAGCTTGAATAACCGAGCCTTGGTCCATGATGTAGGCAAAGTCGTGATCCATGATTTGCGACATATCatgtgtgatgatgatagttgTTTTCCCTCGACGCCATTCCCGGATAGCTTTCGTTATTTCGACGCGGTTGGTGGCATCAAGGGCACTCGTAGGCTCATCCATTATCAATATAGGCGTATCCCTCAACCGCGCCCTTGCAATCGCCACTCTTTGCTTTTGACCACCGCTTAGGAAATCACCACCGTGACCCACACAAGTGTCGATTCCCTTGGGTAGATCGTCTATTGTGCTTTGTAACCTTGCAAGATCGATACACTCACGTACATCAATCTTGCTGAGTCCTTCATAGTTGCGACTACCAAAGGCGATATTCATGAAGATAGATTCGTTGAACAAAACGCTTCGCTGCTCCAGCAAAGTAATATTGTTCCTTATCCAGTCAATGCTCAGAGATTGGATGGGGGCCCCATCTATCAGAATCTCCCCGGATAGTGGTAAGTAGAAGCGTGTGAGCAGCTGTCCAAGCGTGCTTTTTCCAGATCCACTTCTGCCAATAACGAAAGTTGTCTCTCCggcgggaaagaagaagcttgtCGACTTCAAGACTGGTCTGTTCGGCTGCGCTGGGTAAGCAAAGGAGACCTGATAGACAAGCTATAAGTTCATGTACCACACAATTGTTCACGGGTTCATCACACTTACATTGCTGACCTCGATATCGCCTTCGCAAAACTTCGGATAAACGGagcccctcccctcccctctaaCAGTATCCTCTGACTCCGAGCTCAAAGTGTGGATCAGAGAAATGGCTGCatcctttccttttgctAGGATGACAATTTGTGGCATGAGGAATTCCATTGACTGGGCAGCTGCTAAGCAAGCCCAAAATGTCCTGAGCACTTCTCCTGCTGAAATCTCACCGGAAGTGGCCAAGGAGCTCCCATACCAAAAGCCCTGCACGAACATTCCGAAAGTCATCAGTCGCAATATGGATATTTGTAGAGAGGTTAAACGCGCGCGTTTGAGATATTGTATAGCGGCATTGTCAACGCTGCTTACGAAGTTTCGGATCTCGGTATCTTGCCCGTTAAAAGACTTGACGCTGTCGATTGATGAAGTAGCATTGTCGACTATCAGCGATAGATGACTCAGTTCTGTCTTCTGTGATTCCATACACGAGTTCGTCTTattggagaggaaggagagagcgGCTGAAAGGAAGGGAATTCCCGCCAAAGTGATCAGAGTAAGGTTCCAGGAGGTGAAGAATGCTAGGGCTAGAGAGAAAATGGCTCGAAAACTGTACTGCAAAGCGAGGCCGAGAGGCTGCGATGTTGCTTTCTGGAGGTCTTCGATTTGCCTGGAAGATTGCGTCAGCTAGGATAGTGGCACACAAGAGTGCGGCATACCCCTGGAGAGAAGATAGAAAGACCCTCGTGCCATCCGGCTGCGTTTCGAACCATTCCTGACTCTTCTGCAAAAGCCTTTCGAAGAGCTTGGTGCGTGCATTCGCGACCTGAAGTTCTCCGAATATCACAAATAGAATGAAATAAACACTATTGCAAACCCCATTGATTGCGCCAAGTCCAACCAACTGGACAGCGTATTTGCTGATCTGTGGCGTAAGGTCCTGTTTCGCAACCTTGCCTCCCCCGAACAGTGTGAACGTATTGAATATCTCGCCCAAGAGTACGGAGAATATAGGAACCGAAAGACTAGAAATGGCCGTAAATGTAAAACCTCCTATGAGCACCGGAAGATGTTTCGTTGTTGTGAAGCTGAACAGCGACATCCACCTCGGTTTTCGATGTATGAAGCGCCTGGCGCCAGCAAGGAAGGCTGCCATGATGAACTATACAGACTGATCAAGGCGGAAGATCTTCAATTGAGTATTTGGTCTTCGACTCCAATATTTAGGTGTCGTATaagaagacatgatgatggtaggaAAGTATAAAGTGCTAGGGCGTCATATAGAAAAACATAAGCGAATGATGGACACCCAACAAACAGGCTGCCAAGTACTTCTTAGCATAATCATCAGAACAAAGAGCTACGTTCGTTTTCATATTAGCCCATCTGGCCGAATATCAAGCACTTTCCATATGCGGGCATATTGTAGAGGAAAAGAACAATGGGTTGCGTTGCCATTGTTCTCGGGTACACCGGAAAAATATAGTGGGTCAACCGCACGTCTTTCTATCCATCACTGCATTCCAAAGCATCAATTCAGCTCGTTATATGTACAGGTATCCACTCCGGTAGTACCACCCTAGGGCGCCCTGTCGAGGGGTTATCCCCACTCTTTTATAGGGTCATATACGCTATGCTGGACCACCCGGATGAGACCTATGGGCCATGGTAGTAAATATGGCTGTCGAACTCAAGGACTTGAGTCACTGCATAGTCTCTTGACGCTAGCAAAGCAAGGACGGTAAAGGCCCGGATGAACCATTCCGTCTAGCCGCCGTTCCTGCACGGCCCAGATAAGAAGCGCAGCTTCACATTTATTTGTTGGCCTTCTGCGCGCGCTCGTAGATCCAGTCGTTGAGGCCAGCACGGTTTCTGATCCATGTATGAGTTCCCAAATGTTTCCAGAGCTTGTTGAAGTGGAAGGACTCACCTAGCGATCTCGATGGCGTAAAACTGCATACGCATGGCTGTCCTTCTGTTAGCTAGCGTTCCACCCCCCCAGACAAGCCACACAGCCATTTATCACTTACCGAAGATCGTGGTATCTCTGTCGTATTCGACCTTGGGGCTAGCACGCAGCATGGTACCGAAGTTGAAGTCCTCGATAATCTTCTCGTACTGGTTGATCCAGTTACGCCACTtctccttgccctccttgcTCTTCATCTTGTCCTCATCGAGCGTCTCGGCAGGGTCGAAGTCGGGGAATTCCTTCTGGAAAGACTCGAGGATCTCATCGTCCATCTTGGTCAGGCGGAGTTTCGAGCCGGGGACCTTCTCCAGAATCGACCAATATGTCATCAGATGTTCCACGGCTGCATAATCGTGAGTCAGGGGACGAGTTCGAATCAGAGATGTCCGGACCAACCCTTAACGGCAAActgcttctccatctgcaCCAAATGTCAGCATTCTCGGTCGGAAATCTGAATAGGCAGTCTAGGCGCAAAAGTGACATACATCCTCAAAGTTCTCCGCCGTCTCTGGATCAAAAGGCTTCGACATCTTGGCGGTTGTGTGGGCGATAAATAATTACACAAGAAGCAGACAATATCACAAGAAGAGTGTAAAGGTAGGAAATATGTTCTATTCGCTGGCTAACAGTCAGGGTAGTCGAAAAGAAATCGAAAAGTGAGTTGCCCCGCGCCCGACTTCTTTTTCCCGCAGGCGGAGAGATTTTTGCGCCGCCGCCCTTCAACCCCGCCGCTCGCGATTGGGCCGTACGTCATTTACAGATCTCAAAAACACCACCAGGCATTTAAGAGTCCGGACTATGTACGCTCTAGTTTAACTACGTTACTGGCATGAATAATTACAATTCAGGTTCTCTATCTCGGCCTGCGAATCTATTCAGTTTGCTATCTAGATTGCTCGCTGTCTGAGAAATGCCATGTCCGGCTAACTAATCTGCCTCTGCCGCTTATTAATTGCATAGCAATCCACAGCGATGCTAGATCATACCGGAAAGATCCAGAAATGGCGGACAAACGCGAACGCCACTTAATGCTCTTTTGGCGAACAGTGTTCAATCCAAGTAAGGTTGACACATTGATTTCAGAGCGTAAGAATCCATCGGGATCGaacaagggaaagagaatCTCTTATCGGTGGCGGACAGAGATTGAACTATGGTACAGGGAAGCAATGTAAGgaaacgaagaagagcatTATGCCTAATCACTGTCGTCGGAGTCGGGCAACTCTTCGAAACGTCCTTCATGGAGGGCGCGGGTGACAGGATTCTCCACCTGAAGAATGCCGTTCGCTCTGGCTCTGTTACGATACTCAGCATTTATTAGTGCAAGTAGAGGAAGGGTTAGGCTTACCGCTCAAATAACACAAATAATCTCTCtgcctctctttctttctcctctttggTCATAGGAGGACcctcgtccttcttctctgcaGCCCACTTCTGGCCAGTAATGGGGTTGACCTCTGGATCAAAACCGTTCGGGTTGGTTGCGAATGCTTCGCCTGCCGTCTTGGGGATTTCCATGCCGCGAGAAGCTAGTAGCCCTGCAGCGAACCCATATCCGATGTTCTTTGTCAGATTCTCGGCGTCTTTGCCAGAGAGCACAAACATAAGCTCAGAAATAGCAGTCTTCAGGTTAGGGTAGGGCGTGGTCGACAGATTGAGTAACTTCGATGAGAGGGTGTCTGATTGTCCAATCGGGCGGCTTCTATCGTTGTCCTCGGGCAGGAGAAGCCATTGCATATATTTGCGAGGGCCGTCTGGAGCCATCTCATGAATGACCACGAGCGTATGGAACAGGGGTATAGCCTTGGTCTCCAGCTCGTCAGGGCCATATGCGGACACAGCTTGATCCAATATGTTGATCAGCTTGTCGACATTGCAATTCTGATTGAAGGTCGGGAAAAGGGGGCTACTCTCGAAGACTTTGCCCTTCTTATTTTCCAGATCAAGCGTGGACAAGCAATTAAGAAGATAGCTGAGGAGGCCTTCCAGAGGCTTTGGAGGGATATCAATGCGGTTGATTATCTTAAAGATGTGAGGAATCGAAGCCGAGAATGTCGCAGCCAAATCAGAATATATCTTTGAGACATTGAAAATGAGCTTCAAGGTATCAGTAAGGGCCAACTCGTCCATCTGAGATAGAGACTTTTTGCCAGATTTGGGGAATTGTTTGGCGTGTCGGACGATTTGCTGGAATCAGTCAGCTTCCATCATATTTCGGTTTTGGCAAGACACGCGTTAGCTTACGTAGTTGACATTTTCACCCAGAGAGTGGTGTCTGATAAGATTGTCAAAGTCCATTGTGGTGTCATAGGTAGACAGGAACAGGATCCGACTGATCACCATCTCGTCCTCCGAGGAATCACACTGATTGATGGTCAACTTCTGCACGAGCTGGTTGACATAGTGAATGGGTATACCTTGAGCCTCTCAGCCAATTTACCCCCGTAGCCTGTGTCTACGAACAGCTGGCGCATCGATCCGTCTAAGAGGAGAGCATTTGCGACGCAGCGTAGAGCGGCACGACGCACATCCGGGGTATCCCCATCAACACCATATTTGGCTAATACTTCTATCCCCTCTTTAGAGTAAATAGGTTGGGCATGGCTGGGGTTGGTCCCGTGCTGCCTCAACTCCAGGAGTGTCTGCACGCGTTCTAAGGCACGCAGGTGACGAGGTCAGACCGGTACATATTACATTCCCTGTGTACTTACCCTTCGAAGTGAGAGACTTCGCCTCGAGGTCCGTTTTGAGAGAGCCCAATAGTTTAGTGACTCGCTGCAGCTTCTCTAGTCGCTTGTTAATCGAGGTCTGTACAATGAAACGGCTTCTACATACCTGGGCCTTGGAGCGGCCTGAAATCCATGGTCACCTTTTGCTTAGCGCAATTCTATGCGCCGGAAGTGAAGTGTGTCAAGGGGTAACTGCTGGCTTGCAATAGCCGTCTTACGGGGCGCGGTGAACCCCTACTAGTCTGTCCAGTAAGCCCCACTTAGCTTGGGCTTGATCAAGTTGCAGCGAAAGCGGGTCTCCGCAATTAAGGACAGAGTAGTTGGAGAGGCGAAAACCAATCCCGAGGTTATGGGATGATCTGGAGTATCTTTCTTCGCCGATGGGCTGTAGTGAATTCCGGTGCTGGAAGCAGCGCAACGGATAAGGATAGGAGCTAATGTTGCGCTGATGAATAGAGATCCGCAGCGCAATAAAGCAGAACCCCACCGGATAGCACTAAGCGGCTGCACAGTATCTCCGCAGTCTGTACATGCAGCAATGGTATTAGACACAAGGTTGACGAGACAGACATAAATCAATGCATGCAGTCTGTGGTTAGTAGTTAAGTAGATGAAACTTACATTGACAACTCGTTCTGGGTTTGAAAACAAGCAACGTGAATGGGGGAAACGAGAAAATTGAAGATAATAACTAAAGAATTGGGGGGTGGGCAGCTCCGGTTCATCTCCGAAGCCTTCTCCGTGGTGCCTGAGTGCCTTACTGCCTTGGGCATGAAACGCGGCGCTGCCACTTTACGCGTGGCTCAGCCACAGGCGCGTCTTTTTGAGTTGCGTGGCTTGGCGCGGCCCCGGTAGGATCAAACTGGCACGGCTATCCTACTTTCACCAGGGCTTTGATCCTTGCTCATGCTTGTCGACAGCTTCGGTCTGGGTCATGGACAGCGTGGTTTCTAGCTAGGCTGTATCGCGatgttccttctccttctttcattCTTGTCCCCGTTCTTTTCGTCGTCCGATTCTGTGAAATATGGTGGAGGTTCTCGGTCCTCTGTCTGCTCGTCCGCCTACTCCACCTAGGACATCATCTCGTATGCTGTCTGAAAATGATCGAACTGAAGATTCTCCGGTTGTTGTACACACGCCTCGCGACTCTCCCTTTTCCGTCAATGGCTCAACTGGTGTTCCGTCAAGTCGACAATCCAAGCGCGTGAACTTCTCACCATGGACAAGATACATCAAACCTCCCTCGTTCACCAATTCCGCCGCGAAATCCAAATCTGACCTCAAGTCCCTGCCTCCCTCGAACGAATGCAAACCTACAAAATCTATCCTCAAACCGACCACATCTCATTCTGCTACCAATTCGCCGTCTGCTGAACCTCAAGCTCCCGTTTCCTTCGCCATGCTTCTAGAGTCAATCTTACAACAGCTCGCTGGAGAGGCTGTCAGTTCAAGGCTCGACGCCTACATGCAGTTCTTCGGGGCCCTGAGGGCATATGACAATCTGCCTGGTGATCAAGAAATCATAGCGAGGTTGGGCTTGATCACTCAGTTCATACATCGGGACGTTAGCCGGGACTTGACAACCGGCGGACCGCTACATACCAACCTTGTAATACAGGCCCTTAAGTTGGCTGTTGCACTGGTCTGGCATAGTGAGATCTCTGCGCGTCTGCCAGATGACTTCAAGACTTTTCTCGTCGATCATTCCGTCAACTGTCTTCAAGATGTGAAGATGCCAAAGTCTGTGGTAACTCACTACTTGTCCGTATTGTCAACCCAGAACTTTAACGCCAAGGTCATGACGAACACGCGAATAATACGCATTTTGACGGTTCTCCATGAATTGACTAATCGCGTCACTGGAAGCGCAATTGTGTCCCAGCGTTTAAGCATCTATCTTCGTGTCCTCAACCAATCTAAGATGATCTTCGTCTCAAATGCATCCCTGTGGATGGATCATCTCATATCCGGCTTGCTACACCATGTCAAAGATATCAGGATCAAGGCTATTTCGGTGGGCTTTCAGACCGCTATAGCGTGCGGACCGAACCCAACCTTGTCGAAATGCGTCCGTGAGGTCTTCAGCAGACCTCTCGATGAGCGGAGGAAGCTTGTGACGGAAGTTTGCGAGCGAATGACGCGCATGATGGCACTTTCTGATTGCGGAGTCCACATACCTCAGATATGGAGTGTGATTATTCTACTCCTGCGCAGCAAAAAGTTCAACGTCGATCAGTGGGAGCATTTCAAAGAATGGGTCCTTGTGCTGCAGAGATGCTTCAATTGCAGTGATTCTGCAATTAAAGCGCAGGCCATCGTTGGCTGGAATCGGTTTGTTTATGTCGTCAGTCCCAGCGACACAACAAGCCCTTCGTTATTGCGGATGCTGAGCAAGCCCATCGTCTCTCAGTTCGATCGGAAGAAGCAAGACAAACAACCCAGTCAGCTAGCCTTGTGCAGCTACTATAATCTTCTTTATTACGCCTTCCGTCCCTCGGCATCGTTTCAGCATCTTGATGTCGTCTGGGAAGAATATGTCGCTTCACCGGCTTCGAGCATCTTTTCGTCTGTACCCAGTCTCAGCGACAGGGTAGCCCACGTGCTATCCAATATGCTCTGGAGCCCTCAAGCGAAGGTTTGGTTGGAGAACAAGGTCAATGAGAGCAACAAGCTGGACCCTGAAGAGTTGCCATCCATTGACAGTAGGTGGATTCGGTCGAGGATAACATCGGTTTTGAGCGTTTTTGAGGAGATCTTCAAGTCTTCTGTCTGGAACCCCGATATTGAGCGGTCGAATATTGCTACAGCCTGGATCGGCTTGTCCAAGGCCTTGTCACATGCGTCGAGCAAAGAGATTACGCCCACGCCAGAATCGATGCAAGCTGTAGCACACgtgcttggccttcttcagcGCCTCTGGAACGCCGGGCCCTCATCGCTCAATGCGGCTATCGAGAAGGACTCAACGGATGCCTTCTATGACCGGTTCAGCTTTCTTGCCACCACTATGATCTACAGTCTTGGTAGCGCACGGTTTACCGAGAAATTACTCCTCAAGACAGCCGATGAGACTTTTCAGGCTGCTACTACGCCTACGCATCGTCATCAAAAGGCGAATACAAGTCTAGACAGTCCCATCCTACATTTTCTTCGATTTATCAGTGAACTACCTGGTCATTCGAGGCCTTCCCCGTCATATTCGCGCCTCGTTACCCGTGTTCTGGAAGCTACTTGCAGTGACAAGCTATCAAGGAGCTCACGTCTGGAATTCTTAAGCCAATGCGCAGATATACATGTGTATGATGCGGCTGCTCATATTGGCGATGATAGTCTAGCTGAAACCGTGTGGAGGTCTGTGGCACAGCTGTCTGCAAGCTCTTTATCCTCTTTCCCTATGGAGACAGCTCGCGAACGTGATGGCTCAGTTTGCCGTGACTATGAGAACATTGTTAACATCCTTTCTGCCGGCTTGAAGTTCTCCGACGTGTTCGAAGTCTGGAATCCGCTTGTTGATTCTCTTATCCGCGTCGTAAGAACCGAAAAGGGTGATCGGGCTAtttccaccatggccatgGAACCTCTTGCCGCATCTATCATAGAACAAGGGACACGGAATACCTGCAAGCCCTCCGCATCACTCTTGAAACTCTCGCTCTCAATTCCTTACGGCCACGAGGCGGAGACGGCAAAGGGAACTCATGAAATGGCCTTCCCTCACAAGTTGATCGAACTCGTGGATAGGACTCTTCGTCAGTCGTACGAAAGCTTTGATCCTGTCGAACCAAACGGCATTGCAGATTTCATCGAGTGTCTGACGTCTCTACTGGGATCGGGTGTACCTACTTTCCGTACAGCAATACTCTCACACCTCCAGCAGTCCCTTGCATTTTATCTCAAAGACGGGGAGCGCAAGATAAACGCTGAGAGTGGCGTGGAAAGCAGAATCCTTACTGCTGTAAGTGTACGAAGCAAGGGGCTTGTGTTACGTACTAACTTAGAATTAGTGTCGCGCGCTGTCGTCAGCCGTCTTGAACATCTTGCAAGCAGCACAACCTCACGACGCCTTCTGTGTACAAAAGTTCGAGCCTATAATCTGTGCGGGTCTTGAATCCACACATGCCTCTGTAACAAAACGATTTCTTGACTTCTGGCGTTGTTCGTTTGGATCACAAGAGTCCTTGCCCTGCCCCGAGACGATATCTCGCGCGCTACACGATATTGAAGTCCAGATGAAGCTTCAGCAGCCGCATGGTCATCGGCAAAATTTACAGGTACGTATTCTGAACAAAATTCCAGCCTGCCCTGCTAAGAAATTCCAGTCCGAGGCACAATCCGATCGTCAAGATGCAAAGGCCATTTCAGTCGATACATCGGTCAAGTCTCGCATTGCTTTCATACTTGATGATCCATTCACGTTGGGGCTGAACTCGTCGCCTATAACCGGAGGGTCTGAGCGTAAAGCCATGCCTACGTCTTCGGAGAAGCAGACCGGACATTCAGCAGGCCAAGTATCTCAAACTGACGATGACTCTGATCCGGATGTGGCCACGGGTCATTCGATGCCCCTCCCGACGGGATCGGGAGACCCTAGGAAGCGTAGCGAGTTGTTTTCGATCATTGAAAGCCTTCGTTCGTCTTCACCTCCGACGAATACTCCAAGAGAACTTGGTTTCATGACGCCCCCGCACTTGCGCGACCTGCGCAACGCGGATGCCGACGCCGGGACTCCACAAACCCCGACCCTACCACCTGTCGCCACTGACAATGAATATGGGTTTCTCGGTTCTTCCCCTACGCCGGGTACTCGAAGCCGAACGCAATTGAGCGAACCCGAGATACCTCAGTCGCTGTCGactccagcagcagaagagtCTGTTCTAGAAAACGAACTTcaatcctcccctccaaagCTGAAATCGACCAGTCCTGAACCTCGAAGTAACACAGGAAACATGGCCACACCAGGATCAGGGAACACTACGTCgagcaggagcagaagatcgAAGAGGAGGGCCCGGCGTTCGTCaaggcagaagaaggcaaTGAACGCTCAGTCCAGTCAACCGGAAGCGACTGATGAAAGCATGGCAGTTGATTCAGAGGAGCCACTGACAAAGCGTCTCCGTTCATCGACAGGCAAATTGCCAGAAGACAAAAGTCTCTCCATTGAAGACAGGCAATCGAAGGATTCGTCGAAGGATGGTCCCCGTGACGCCGGGCTTTCCCAAGACCCTGTTACGGATTCTGGTGCTACCGAGGAGCCTGTCATCGAGCCAGAGCACCAGGTCAATGCTGAGCAAccgaaagacaaagaaaaacaatCAATAGACGGCTACGACTATATAGCGGACTCATGCAGCGACGACATGGAGACCCAGGTTGCGTCTCAGTTGGAGCAGGATCTAGAACTCGCTGTAGATCTGGACGACACAGCGAGTGTAGAACATGTTGCAACAGCTGCGGAACAGGGCGCAAATAAGAAACGGAAACGCGAGGCAGAGCAATCTACACCTTCGGGCAAAGAACGGCGTCGCTCTTCAAGACTCACAAAGACGCCTTCTGTCGCAGATATCGAGGGAGGTCGTGCTACTCGGTCTAAGAGACCGATGACCGTGTCACAGGAGGTCGAATCATCCCCTGCCGAATCGGCGCCGAAGCGACGGAAGACGGAGTCTAAGAGTGATATGACTACCACGAGCAAGCCCGCCGAGCAAGCAGCTAGTACTGATAGCGGGAAGACCAAGGCCCTGGATACCCAAGACAGCTCTCAAAAACGCAGATCCTCTCGTCTCAGTGGACAGGCAGCGCCAGCCATTCCTGAGGAGAGCCCGCTTCCGAAGAAGTCACCACGACCTAGTCGTTCTCGCAAGTCGACCAAGGACAAGACCAAAGACAGCATACCAGAAGAGCCTCAACTTAGAGAAGATATCGAGACCCATCACGACGAGACTCCTACTAGAGATGCGGTGGACCAACCTGTCAAGGATGAAAGGGAGTCCAAGATCACTGTTGAAGATAAACCAACTGGGCAACTCCCAGAACCGGATAGCTCAGTGCAGCCTTCAACAGAAGCTCAGGTTGACGAACCGATGGATGAGCCGGTGCCCGAGACCCAGCAAACGGCTCCTGATGACGTGCAAATGGAAGACGCGCCCACAGTGACCGAACCTATCCCTGAGAAGGGGGCGCCATCTGAAGAGAAAGATCTGGAgacgacggagaagaagacgcgaGCAGTATCCCGCACAACGCAGACCGAAAGCCAGAAGGAGCCAGAGATCACAGAGGCTGGCATCACAGACTCCCTCCGCAAAGTATTGAGCGATGTGAAACTGGCCAAGTTGGATCGAAATTCGCTAAAGGAAATTGACGATTTACTATTTGATATCCGGGTGGAAACGCATGAGGCATTGAGGAGAAACACCGGTTGAATGGATTTTGCATAGCGATGGCGTTGTACTTTTGTCTATATCCTAGTCTCAAATATTTATACtccttgctttttctttttttgtctttctgaCTGTTTTATTTTGTGACCATGGCCATCAAAAGAAGTCTCATTTGTTTTATGATCCTGTGCTTGATTTGCCATTATTCTT harbors:
- a CDS encoding ABC transporter ATP-binding protein (COG:Q;~EggNog:ENOG410PGKJ;~InterPro:IPR017871,IPR027417,IPR003593,IPR039421, IPR011527,IPR003439,IPR036640;~PFAM:PF00005,PF00664;~TransMembrane:12 (i21-42o48-70i82-106o169-194i263-283o303-325i758-778o798-820i871-892o898-918i978-1002o1014-1038i);~go_component: GO:0016021 - integral component of membrane [Evidence IEA];~go_function: GO:0005524 - ATP binding [Evidence IEA];~go_function: GO:0016887 - ATPase activity [Evidence IEA];~go_function: GO:0042626 - ATPase-coupled transmembrane transporter activity [Evidence IEA];~go_process: GO:0055085 - transmembrane transport [Evidence IEA]), coding for MAAFLAGARRFIHRKPRWMSLFSFTTTKHLPVLIGGFTFTAISSLSVPIFSVLLGEIFNTFTLFGGGKVAKQDLTPQISKYAVQLVGLGAINGVCNSVYFILFVIFGELQVANARTKLFERLLQKSQEWFETQPDGTRVFLSSLQGQIEDLQKATSQPLGLALQYSFRAIFSLALAFFTSWNLTLITLAGIPFLSAALSFLSNKTNSCMESQKTELSHLSLIVDNATSSIDSVKSFNGQDTEIRNFVSSVDNAAIQYLKRARLTSLQISILRLMTFGMFVQGFWYGSSLATSGEISAGEVLRTFWACLAAAQSMEFLMPQIVILAKGKDAAISLIHTLSSESEDTVRGEGRGSVYPKFCEGDIEVSNVSFAYPAQPNRPVLKSTSFFFPAGETTFVIGRSGSGKSTLGQLLTRFYLPLSGEILIDGAPIQSLSIDWIRNNITLLEQRSVLFNESIFMNIAFGSRNYEGLSKIDVRECIDLARLQSTIDDLPKGIDTCVGHGGDFLSGGQKQRVAIARARLRDTPILIMDEPTSALDATNRVEITKAIREWRRGKTTIIITHDMSQIMDHDFAYIMDQGSVIQAGYRHELEESNTCFATSDKLHREESEHGVAHRSSDRWSSVSSNSSIESTRGPSPDSFSRHSELAQHSYAIHGYKRSIQSIRQSADTQKFRPRRESIGMQMFELNTIHVDDTNFQSNRFRQSILPANDVVNEINRARSKHRSKRPFKNAARLAPQESMSLGRIMLTILPNLTRGQKLLLLLGCFSTLGHSMATPLFSYCLSKLLETFYNKQAKASTWSLIVLGIAVGDGVISFLMHYLLELCGQAWVDRLRKRGFHHILDQPRKWFEEAGNEPSQLTSSLNHSAEEMRNLVGHFGGYVLVATSVTVVAIIWCMAVCWKLTLVAVACGPVIYAITRGLEKTTGIWERHCTGVKTTASEIFIETFSQIRTVRTLTLEPYFHKKHMKAAALCMVLGVKKAVYTGFLFGLVESMIIFVSSLIFYYGAVLVSSLEYTVTSLMTVFSVLLFSIGYASTVLSWIPQISVSHIMANQVLRLAHLPRGASHEHRGTLKITTAAPVKITNLNFRYPSRPDAHVLRDVCITIPRNQSTAIVGRSGSGKSTIASLLLNLYEAPTTTTTSSSTDRRTSPISLNGIDLQRIHTPTLRSLITIVSQRPSIFPGTVADNISYGLEDDSPLRTMFHIRAAAEAAGIDEFISSLPKGYFTMIGDGGAGVSGGQAQRLVIARALVRQPQLLILDEATSSLDPNNAQIIRRTVQRLVATRKGLTVLIITHARDMMEIADNVIVIDKGRVVEAGKYKVLARRQGGKLRALIEEEEEDSEVDG
- a CDS encoding polysaccharide biosynthesis domain-containing protein (BUSCO:EOG0926506Z;~COG:S;~EggNog:ENOG410PN7W;~InterPro:IPR023139,IPR008476,IPR021148;~PFAM:PF04669), which gives rise to MSKPFDPETAENFEDMEKQFAVKAVEHLMTYWSILEKVPGSKLRLTKMDDEILESFQKEFPDFDPAETLDEDKMKSKEGKEKWRNWINQYEKIIEDFNFGTMLRASPKVEYDRDTTIFAMRMQFYAIEIARNRAGLNDWIYERAQKANK
- a CDS encoding synembryn (COG:S;~EggNog:ENOG410PJDY;~InterPro:IPR019318;~PFAM:PF10165), which produces MRQLFVDTGYGGKLAERLKCDSSEDEMVISRILFLSTYDTTMDFDNLIRHHSLGENVNYQIVRHAKQFPKSGKKSLSQMDELALTDTLKLIFNVSKIYSDLAATFSASIPHIFKIINRIDIPPKPLEGLLSYLLNCLSTLDLENKKGKVFESSPLFPTFNQNCNVDKLINILDQAVSAYGPDELETKAIPLFHTLVVIHEMAPDGPRKYMQWLLLPEDNDRSRPIGQSDTLSSKLLNLSTTPYPNLKTAISELMFVLSGKDAENLTKNIGYGFAAGLLASRGMEIPKTAGEAFATNPNGFDPEVNPITGQKWAAEKKDEGPPMTKEEKEREAERLFVLFERARANGILQVENPVTRALHEGRFEELPDSDDSD